A single window of Huiozyma naganishii CBS 8797 chromosome 10, complete genome DNA harbors:
- the PDX3 gene encoding pyridoxamine-phosphate oxidase PDX3 (similar to Saccharomyces cerevisiae PDX3 (YBR035C); ancestral locus Anc_3.236), whose translation MDSDKDRTQTPIIFAPETYQYDKYELNESQLSKDPIDQFSKWFQEAKDDPRETLPEAITFCSAELPSGKVSSRVLLFKELDHRGFTIYSNWGTSGKAHDIATNPHAGMNFFWKDMQRQVRVEGNTEFVNRETSERYFKTRPRGSKIGAWASEQSHVIKDRQELDEATKKNTARFEGVEDVPCPPYWGGLRIVPMKIEFWQGRLNRLHDRFVYERASENDPWEIFRLSP comes from the coding sequence ATGGATAGCGACAAAGATAGAACGCAGACACCCATCATTTTTGCGCCCGAGACTTACCAGTACGATAAGTATGAATTGAACGAGTCACAATTGAGCAAAGATCCAATTGATCAGTTTAGCAAATGGTTCCAGGAGGCTAAGGACGACCCGCGTGAAACTCTGCCCGAGGCAATCACTTTCTGCTCTGCTGAATTGCCCAGCGGGAAAGTTTCCTCCAGAGTGCTGCTATTTAAGGAGTTGGACCACAGAGGGTTCACCATCTATTCCAACTGGGGCACCTCAGGGAAGGCGCACGATATAGCGACGAACCCGCATGCGGGTATGAATTTCTTCTGGAAGGACATGCAAAGACAAGTCAGAGTCGAGGGGAACACCGAGTTTGTCAATCGTGAAACTTCCGAAAGGTACTTCAAGACAAGACCAAGAGGCTCCAAGATTGGTGCCTGGGCCTCAGAGCAATCGCACGTCATCAAGGATAGACAAGAACTGGATGAGgcgacgaagaagaacactGCCAGATTTGAAGGCGTGGAGGATGTCCCATGCCCTCCATACTGGGGTGGGTTGAGAATTGTCCCCATGAAGATCGAGTTCTGGCAGGGAAGACTCAACCGTCTTCATGACCGATTCGTTTACGAAAGGGCATCAGAAAACGATCCTTGGGAAATTTTCAGACTGTCACCATGA
- the HMT1 gene encoding protein-arginine omega-N methyltransferase HMT1 (similar to Saccharomyces cerevisiae HMT1 (YBR034C); ancestral locus Anc_3.233), with product MSKTESKESATDKKDLNQFEQHYFNSYDHYGIHEEMLQDTVRTLSYRNAIIQNKDMFKDKIVLDVGCGTGILSMFAAKHGAKHVIGVDMSSIIEMARKIVDINGFSDKITLLRGKLEDVEIPFPKVDIIISEWMGYFLLYESMLDTVLYARDRYLIEGGLIFPDKCSLHIAGLEDSQYKHEKLSYWQDVYGFDYSPFVPLVMDEPIVDTVDAHLVNTTRCKLIEFDLNTVQLSDLSFKVPFKVEAKKQDWINGVICWFDIVFPAPKGQRPVEFSTGAHAPYTHWKQTVFYLKDDLEAEKGDILKGKLICSPNANNNRDLDIKIQYEFKATGVDAADRSVKNENKYLMH from the coding sequence ATGAGTAAAACTGAAAGTAAGGAGTCTGCTACCGATAAGAAGGATTTGAACCAGTTCGAACAGCACTATTTCAACTCTTATGATCACTATGGTATCCACGAGGAGATGTTGCAAGACACTGTTAGAACATTGTCGTACAGAAACGCAATCATCCAGAATAAAGACATGTTCAAGGACAAGATTGTTCTCGATGTTGGCTGTGGTACTGGTATTCTGTCCATGTTTGCCGCTAAGCACGGCGCAAAGCACGTTATAGGTGTCGATATGTCCAGTATCATTGAGATGGCCAGGAAGATCGTCGATATAAATGGGTTTTCCGACAAAATCACTCTGCTTAGAGGTAAATTGGAGGACGTCGAGATTCCGTTCCCCAAAGTCGATATCATCATCTCCGAATGGATGGGTTATTTCCTACTTTACGAGTCCATGTTGGACACCGTCCTTTATGCTCGTGACCGTTACTTGATCGAAGGCGGGTTGATCTTCCCAGACAAGTGTTCTCTACATATAGCTGGTTTGGAGGATTCCCAATACAAGCACGAGAAACTAAGCTACTGGCAGGACGTTTACGGATTTGACTACTCGCCGTTCGTTCCCCTCGTTATGGACGAACCAATCGTCGACACTGTCGATGCGCATTTGGTCAACACGACCCGTTGCAAACTGATTGAGTTCGATCTAAACACTGTTCAGCTCTCAGATTTGTCCTTCAAAGTCCCCTTCAAAGTGGAGGCCAAGAAGCAAGACTGGATCAATGGGGTCATCTGTTGGTTCGACATTGTTTTCCCAGCACCAAAGGGCCAACGACCAGTCGAGTTCTCCACTGGTGCGCACGCACCTTACACGCATTGGAAACAAACCGTTTTCTACTTGAAGGATGACTTGGAAGCTGAAAAGGGCGACATCTTGAAGGGTAAACTGATTTGCTCCCCAAATGCAAACAACAATAGAGACCTGGATATCAAGATCCAATATGAGTTCAAAGCCACGGGTGTTGACGCAGCGGACAGGTCCGtgaaaaatgaaaacaaGTACTTGATGCATTGA
- the RPL4A gene encoding 60S ribosomal protein uL4 (similar to Saccharomyces cerevisiae RPL4A (YBR031W) and RPL4B (YDR012W); ancestral locus Anc_3.232), translated as MSRPQVTVHSLTGEATSAALPLPAVFSAPIRPDIVHTVFTSVNKNKRQAYAVSEKAGHQTSAESWGTGRAVARIPRVGGGGTGRSGQGAFGNMCRGGRMFAPTKTWRKWNVKVNHNEKRYATASAIAASAVASLVLARGHRVEKIPEIPLVVASDLESVQKTKDAIAALKAVGASADLLKVLKSKKLRAGKGKYRNRRWTQRKGPLVVYAEDNGIVKALRNVPGVETANVASLGLLQLAPGAHLGRFVIWTEAAFTKLDQVWGSESVASSKAGYTLPSNIISTTDVTRIINSSEIQSVVRPAGQATQKRTHVLKKNPLKNKQVLLRLNPYAKVFAAEKLGSKKAEKASNKPAKVFTKTLKHD; from the coding sequence ATGTCTCGTCCACAAGTTACTGTTCACTCTTTGACCGGTGAAGCTACTTCTGCAGCTTTGCCTCTACCAGCTGTCTTCTCGGCCCCAATCCGTCCAGACATTGTCCACACTGTTTTCACCTCtgtgaacaagaacaagagacaaGCTTACGCTGTCTCTGAAAAGGCTGGTCACCAAACCTCTGCCGAATCCTGGGGTACCGGTCGTGCTGTCGCCCGTATTCCAAGagttggtggtggtggtaccGGTAGATCCGGTCAAGGTGCTTTCGGTAACATGTGTCGTGGTGGTCGTATGTTCGCTCCAACCAAGAcctggagaaagtggaaCGTCAAGGTCAACCACAACGAGAAGCGTTACGCTACTGCCTCGGCAATTGCTGCTTCCgctgttgcttctttggTCTTGGCCAGAGGTCACAGAGTTGAAAAGATCCCAGAAATCCCATTGGTTGTCGCCAGTGACTTGGAATCTGTTCAAAAGACCAAGGACGCCATTGCTGCTTTGAAGGCTGTTGGTGCTTCTGCCGACCTATTGAAGGTTTTGAAGTCCAAGAAGTTGAGAGCCGGTAAGGGTAAgtacagaaacagaagatgGACTCAAAGAAAGGGTCCATTGGTGGTCTACGCTGAAGACAACGGTATTGTCAAGGCTTTGAGAAACGTTCCAGGTGTCGAAACCGCCAACGTTGCCTCTCTAGGTCTATTGCAATTGGCTCCAGGTGCTCACTTGGGTAGATTTGTCATCTGGACTGAAGCTGCCTTCACCAAGTTGGACCAAGTCTGGGGTTCCGAGTCTGTTGCCTCCTCCAAGGCTGGTTACACTTTGCCAAGCAACATCATCTCCACCACCGATGTCACCAGAATCATCAACTCTTCTGAAATCCAATCTGTTGTCAGACCAGCTGGTCAAGCCACTCAGAAGCGTACTcacgttttgaagaagaacccattgaagaacaagcaAGTCTTGTTGAGATTGAACCCATACGCCAAGGTCTTTGCCGCTGAAAAGTTGGGTTCCAAGAAGGCTGAAAAGGCTTCCAACAAGCCAGCTAAGGTCTTCaccaagactttgaagcaCGATTAA
- the TRP1 gene encoding phosphoribosylanthranilate isomerase TRP1 (similar to Saccharomyces cerevisiae TRP1 (YDR007W); ancestral locus Anc_3.192), translating to MDRFDTLSGQECLVKVCGLQTYEAAERALVSGANLIGIICVPGRKRTIEPSVAKSISGLIHSDGQFKDRCLVGVFRNQPKEQVKQIADEYNVDAVQLHGDEDWLEYHQFIGKPVIKRMIFDRDCDTVVEICHDSNLSKLCIPLFDSEAGGTGEKLNWGNISKWTETVQPQPRFILAGGLTPENVAEAISLPGVVGVDVSGGVETDGVKDLNKISQFVANGKKVKAR from the coding sequence ATGGATCGGTTCGATACCTTGAGCGGGCAAGAATGTCTGGTCAAAGTATGCGGATTGCAAACGTACGAGGCTGCTGAAAGAGCTTTGGTCTCTGGGGCAAACTTGATTGGAATAATTTGCGTTCCGGGAAGGAAGAGAACTATTGAACCGTCAGTGGCCAAATCCATATCTGGTTTGATTCACTCAGATGGGCAGTTCAAAGACAGGTGTCTGGTCGGGGTTTTCCGCAACCAACCAAAGGAACAGGTTAAACAGATCGCCGATGAGTATAATGTGGATGCTGTTCAACTACACGGAGATGAAGATTGGCTAGAGTACCATCAGTTCATAGGGAAACCTGTCATTAAAAGAATGATATTTGATAGAGACTGTGACACTGTTGTTGAAATCTGCCACGATTCCAACCTGTCGAAACTGTGTATACCACTGTTTGATTCGGAGGCCGGTGGGACAGGTGAGAAACTGAACTGGGGCAAcatttcaaagtggacTGAAACAGTACAGCCTCAACCGAGATTTATCCTGGCAGGCGGATTGACCCCAGAGAACGTTGCTGAAGCGATTAGTCTCCCAGGTGTAGTAGGTGTGGATGTAAGTGGGGGTGTAGAGACAGACGGTGTTAAAgacttgaacaagattAGCCAATTTGTGGCCAACGGGAAGAAGGTAAAAGCTCGTTGA
- the HHT1 gene encoding histone H3 (similar to Saccharomyces cerevisiae HHT1 (YBR010W); ancestral locus Anc_3.193) codes for MARTKQTARKSTGGKAPRKQLASKAARKSAPSTGGVKKPHRYKPGTVALREIRRFQKSTELLIRKLPFQRLVREIAQDFKTDLRFQSSAIGALQESVEAYLVSLFEDTNLAAIHAKRVTIQKKDIKLARRLRGERS; via the coding sequence ATGGCCagaacaaaacaaacagcaagaaaatCCACTGGTGGTAAGGCACCAAGAAAACAACTAGCGTCCAAGGCCGCTAGAAAGTCCGCCCCATCGACCGGTGGTGTCAAGAAGCCTCACAGATATAAGCCAGGTACCGTCGCTCTGAGAGAAATCAGAAGATTCCAGAAATCTACTGAACTTTTGATCAGAAAGTTGCCCTTCCAGAGACTGGTCAGGGAAATCGCACAGGATTTCAAGACCGACTTGAGATTCCAATCTTCCGCTATCGGTGCCCTACAAGAATCCGTCGAAGCGTACTTGGTCTCCTTGTTTGAAGACACTAACTTGGCCGCCATTCACGCCAAGCGTGTCACCATccagaagaaggacatcAAGTTGGCTAGAAGATTGAGAGGTGAAAGATCGTGA
- the HHF1 gene encoding histone H4 (similar to Saccharomyces cerevisiae HHF1 (YBR009C); ancestral locus Anc_3.194), whose amino-acid sequence MSGRGKGGKGLGKGGAKRHRKILRDNIQGITKPAIRRLARRGGVKRISGLIYEEVRAVLKTFLESVIRDAVTYTEHAKRKTVTSLDVVYALKRQGRTLYGFGG is encoded by the coding sequence atgtCCGGTAGAGGTAAAGGTGGTAAAGGTCTAGGTAAAGGTGGTGCTAAGCGTCATAGAAAGATTCTTAGAGATAACATTCAAGGTATCACCAAGCCCGCTATCAGAAGATTGGCGAGAAGAGGTGGTGTCAAGCGTATCTCTGGGTTGATCTACGAAGAAGTCAGAGCCGTCTTGAAGACTTTCCTAGAGTCTGTCATCAGAGACGCCGTCACTTACACCGAGCACGCCAAGAGAAAGACCGTCACATCTCTGGATGTCGTCtacgctttgaagagacaAGGTAGAACTTTGTACGGTTTCGGTGGTTAA
- the DSF2 gene encoding Dsf2p (similar to Saccharomyces cerevisiae DSF2 (YBR007C); ancestral locus Anc_3.196), whose amino-acid sequence MYNQLGRHSPLENITKRYEGSVAKGGYPAPSTKFNVPMSKERHASMMSDVSLYPDSIQSSESTLSVASILTNGRLLDKLELTADDELLLQKILQDEQNGGDITDGQDEPHILEVGKISMPASQFRSLRDKISGLPDANGNTRTGTDDGNNGLRTLLERHAVVKDKTLTTKVEQHYANTSRYSYIVEESELDRLSFQDMSMQNALPSSNSSRNISGRTTNTAAYSLGQPNRKTRNGANGGVNIDHFRVPSSNIYGTRDLNDKNRGGLDAESKAAIELQLVMGRDIYFPTKVNKSSGDVPRHYYHSLVDGTASRGRSSSTINRIGSNGSGTSKDTQFSNYPQLSQPNTQSSCDTETNSPVSSTSTDKQHISSTPSRPRSTSNLTSKFYSEFTQPSSPVVKEHKKKSSLSSLKNLFKTPKGRKSPTENKSSQNSTHSTIKGSSRDNLNDTAYSSSVNDSPSPLQSKNISQYIFPPNPLVHTKPMSSLLRYSNPTEPPAKSIAQLADHSPLNGRERPPFRQHKSFSHIPQSDTLVISQVPSHKRTKSSLIFPPRPSETGLGPDLVQHQVMDEPSPALVRDETSASLNHRLVLSAIDMRKEGKLEASAEKLSKACQKGNKTAFLLYGLALRNGYGVAKDMEKSFLYISQATGIQSLEVEIFKAEVNPFELERDQSKIPEKIEEPLVPALYECGISYLKGFGVHKIDEWKGLKFLEKAASLGHVDSMCLSGIIWSQNSSDEHRRKKDIVKAASWFRLAAKGGADLIGSDWLYKKKYLKLAEKR is encoded by the coding sequence ATGTACAATCAACTAGGTAGACATTCTCCTCTGGAAAACATAACAAAACGGTACGAGGGTTCCGTAGCAAAGGGTGGGTACCCAGCTCCGAGCACCAAGTTCAATGTACCAATGTCTAAGGAGAGACATGCCTCGATGATGAGCGATGTCTCTCTGTATCCAGATAGCATACAATCTAGCGAGAGTACGTTATCTGTAGCCTCCATCCTCACGAATGGCAGACTCCTGGATAAATTGGAGCTCACAGCTGACGATgagttgctgctgcagaaGATCTTGCAAGATGAACAAAATGGGGGGGATATCACCGATGGACAAGATGAACCACATATTCTGGAGGTGGGTAAAATTAGCATGCCTGCGTCACAGTTTCGTTCTTTGAGGGACAAAATCAGTGGATTGCCTGATGCGAATGGAAATACGCGTACGGGCACCGATGACGGTAACAATGGCCTAAGGACCTTACTAGAGAGGCATGCTGTAGTCAAGGATAAAACTTTGACGACCAAAGTGGAGCAACACTATGCTAACACGTCAAGATACTCGTACATTGTCGAGGAAAGTGAATTAGACCGGCTAAGTTTCCAAGATATGTCCATGCAAAACGCGTTACCCTCGTCAAACTCAAGTAGGAACATTTCAGGTAGGACAACAAACACAGCTGCTTATTCACTGGGTCAGCCCAACAGGAAAACTCGAAATGGTGCCAATGGAGGTGTCAACATAGATCATTTTAGAGTGCCCAGTAGTAACATCTATGGTACTCGAGATTTGAACGATAAAAATCGAGGCGGTTTGGATGCGGAATCCAAAGCTGCAATTGAGTTGCAACTCGTTATGGGACGGGATATCTATTTTCCGACTAAGGTAAATAAGAGCTCTGGAGATGTGCCGCGTCATTATTACCACAGTCTAGTGGACGGCACTGCCTCGCGGGGGAGAAGCAGCTCCACAATCAACAGAATTGGAAGTAATGGGAGTGGGACGAGTAAGGACACACAGTTTTCTAACTACCCACAATTATCTCAACCTAATACCCAGTCATCGTGTGACACTGAAACGAACTCTCCTGtatcttcaacttcaactgATAAGCAACACATCTCATCAACACCAAGTCGACCCCGTTCCACGTCTAACCTGACGTCGAAGTTCTATTCCGAATTCACGCAGCCATCGAGCCCAGTTGTCAAGgaacacaaaaaaaagagttcACTGTCAtccttgaagaatttgTTTAAAACACCAAAGGGTAGAAAATCACCAACAGAAAACAAGAGTTCACAGAATAGTACCCACTCCACAATTAAAGGTAGTTCTCGTGATAACTTAAACGACACAGCATATTCCTCCTCCGTGAACGATTCCCCATCTCCTCTTCAGTCAAAGAATATTTCCCAATACATATTCCCACCGAACCCTTTGGTACACACCAAACCCATGTCAAGCTTGCTGCGATATTCGAACCCAACAGAACCTCCAGCGAAATCCATTGCTCAATTGGCAGACCATTCTCCCTTAAATGGGAGGGAACGTCCCCCATTCAGACAGCACAAGTCCTTCTCTCATATTCCACAGAGCGACACGCTCGTGATAAGCCAGGTTCCAAGTCATAAACGGACAAAGTCCAGCCTAATCTTTCCTCCAAGACCGTCAGAAACTGGGCTCGGTCCGGACCTTGTCCAGCATCAAGTAATGGATGAACCCAGTCCCGCACTGGTTAGAGATGAAACAAGTGCTAGTCTGAATCACAGATTAGTTCTCTCGGCTATTGATATGCGCAAAGAAGGTAAATTGGAGGCGTCAGCTGAAAAGTTGAGTAAGGCATGTCAAAAGGGTAATAAAACTGCTTTTTTGTTATATGGCCTCGCTCTAAGGAATGGTTACGGCGTAGCTAAGGATATGGAGAAGTCGTTCCTCTACATTTCACAGGCTACAGGTATTCAATCTCTCGAAGTAGAGATTTTTAAAGCTGAAGTAAATCCGTTTGAACTggaaagagatcaaagtaAAATACCCGAAAAAATCGAAGAACCTTTAGTGCCGGCACTATATGAATGCGGTATATCGTATTTGAAGGGATTTGGGGTCCACAAAATTGACGAGTGGAAGGGACTGAAGTTTCTTGAGAAGGCTGCATCGTTGGGGCACGTTGATTCCATGTGTTTGAGTGGGATTATTTGGTCTCAAAATAGCTCCGATGAACACCGAAGGAAAAAGGACATTGTGAAAGCCGCTTCCTGGTTCAGACTAGCGGCAAAGGGTGGTGCTGATTTGATCGGATCAGACTGGCTATataagaaaaaatatttgaagCTTGCCGAAAAGAGGTGA
- the UGA2 gene encoding succinate-semialdehyde dehydrogenase (NAD(P)(+)) (similar to Saccharomyces cerevisiae UGA2 (YBR006W); ancestral locus Anc_3.199) translates to MSPAQNFPKPTFDNPELIRDGCYINGIWDNKSKDYYEVNDPASGEVIARLPDQDPSIVDTAVDAAYDAFKSYKNTNPRQRSQWLLNMYNLMIANKEDLAKIISWENGKALADSRGEVSYSASYFQWYSEEAPRIYGATIQPSNPTNRVITERQPVGVCGIICPWNFPSAMITRKAAAALAAGCTVVIKPDHSTPLSALALAYLSEKAGFPKGCVNVVLGSKNTPKIGLKLCESKKVKKVTFTGSTSVGKILMKQSSSTLKKLSLELGGNAPFIVFEDADLEESVAQVISCKFRGLGQTCVCANRIYVHSKIIDKFSSLLAEKVKQFTIGPGLDEKSTHGCLINTKSVEKVQQHKMDAVDKGAKVIIEGGPIPDLGENFYAPCILSHVPNDAIVAKEETFGPLCPIFKFDTTEEVVQYANDTEFGLAAYVFSKNVDTLFTVAEALETGMVSCNTGLFSDASVPFGGVKESGFGREGSLYGIEDYTIVKTINFGSLPKRL, encoded by the coding sequence ATGTCTCCAGCCCAGAATTTTCCAAAGCCTACGTTCGATAACCCAGAACTAATTCGGGACGGGTGCTACATCAATGGGATCTGGGATAACAAGTCAAAGGATTACTATGAGGTTAATGACCCAGCCTCAGGGGAGGTGATTGCAAGACTGCCTGACCAGGACCCGTCTATTGTGGACACGGCAGTGGATGCTGCTTATGATGCGTTCAAGAGTTACAAGAACACCAATCCAAGGCAAAGATCGCAATGGCTGTTGAACATGTACAATTTAATGATAGCAAACAAAGAGGATTTGGCCAAGATTATCTCCTGGGAAAATGGTAAGGCTTTGGCAGACTCCAGGGGAGAAGTGAGTTACTCAGCCTCGTATTTCCAGTGGTACTCAGAGGAGGCTCCTAGAATCTATGGGGCCACCATTCAACCTTCAAACCCAACTAACCGGGTGATTACTGAGAGACAGCCTGTTGGAGTTTGCGGTATCATTTGTCCCTGGAACTTCCCCAGCGCTATGATCACCAGGaaggctgctgctgcctTAGCTGCTGGCTGTACTGTTGTCATCAAGCCAGATCACTCTACCCCTCTATCTGCTTTGGCTTTGGCTTATTTAAGCGAAAAGGCTGGCTTTCCCAAGGGATGCGTTAATGTCGTCCTAGGGAGTAAGAACACCCCAAAGATCGGTCTGAAACTATGCGAGTCCAAAaaagtgaagaaagtgaCCTTTACCGGGTCGACCAGTGTAGGTAAGATTCTGATGAAGCAATCGTCCTctactttgaagaaactttcACTGGAGCTTGGTGGTAACGCACCTTTTATTGTCTTTGAGGACGCAGATTTGGAAGAATCAGTCGCTCAAGTTATCTCTTGTAAGTTTAGAGGCTTAGGTCAAACTTGCGTTTGCGCCAACCGAATTTACGTTCATTCTAAAATAATCGACAAGTTTAGCTCTTTATTGGCAGAGAAAGTGAAGCAATTTACTATTGGCCCAGGACTAGACGAGAAGTCCACTCATGGATGTTTGATTAACACCAAATCTGTCGAAAAGGTTCAACAACATAAAATGGATGCTGTTGATAAGGGAGCAAAAGTCATCATTGAAGGTGGACCTATACCTGATTTGGGTGAGAATTTTTACGCACCTTGTATTCTGTCTCATGTTCCAAACGATGCGATTGTggccaaagaggaaacattTGGACCTCTATGTCCCATATTTAAGTTTGATACCACTGAGGAAGTCGTTCAATACGCAAATGATACTGAATTTGGGTTGGCTGCCTATGTCTTTTCTAAAAATGTGGATACTTTATTCACTGTAGCTGAGGCTTTGGAAACTGGTATGGTCTCGTGTAACACGGGCTTGTTTTCGGATGCTTCTGTTCCATTTGGTGGTGTCAAAGAGTCGGGTTTTGGTAGAGAAGGTTCGTTGTATGGTATTGAAGACTACACAATAGTAAAGACCATAAATTTTGGCTCTTTACCGAAAAGACTTTAG
- the KNAG0J01090 gene encoding resistance to Congo red protein (similar to Saccharomyces cerevisiae RCR1 (YBR005W) and RCR2 (YDR003W); ancestral locus Anc_3.200), with translation MLIDNQNYGVQGTPEFTPKLLYVRQNESDYSDLYWGEGSGWEWGRWILFVLLGIGILFICLNTIRINWRRSKVGQAPIRGTAWFTPPSYRQSQNQYNSGANQDYVPQYTAEVNEQDLGYYDERGDFHRNDKADYPPLPQKTSEVPNARDADGNPIVAEPATAALRTQENENDTSVFDDDSGSLTRPAYPRPSSPRTVSPLPDDQHNRVGRSAEETAISEGSPTEPREVSRPHKAKLK, from the coding sequence ATGTTAATCGATAATCAAAACTACGGGGTTCAAGGGACACCGGAGTTCACACCAAAGCTGCTCTATGTAAGGCAAAATGAGTCAGACTACAGTGACTTATATTGGGGGGAAGGTTCAGGTTGGGAGTGGGGGAGGTGGATCCTGTTCGTACTGCTCGGTATTGGTATCCTGTTCATATGCTTGAACACGATTCGAATAAATTGGAGGAGGTCAAAAGTCGGGCAGGCCCCGATAAGAGGCACTGCGTGGTTCACGCCTCCCTCGTACAGACAGTCTCAGAACCAGTACAATAGTGGTGCAAACCAAGATTATGTGCCCCAATACACTGCAGAGGTCAACGAGCAGGATTTAGGGTACTACGACGAGAGGGGCGATTTCCACCGTAATGATAAGGCGGATTACCCACCACTACCACAAAAGACTTCTGAGGTACCTAACGCGAGGGATGCGGATGGGAACCCTATCGTGGCTGAGCCTGCAACTGCTGCTCTGCGAACGCAGGAAAACGAGAACGACACGTCCGTATTCGATGACGATAGTGGTAGTCTCACTAGACCCGCTTACCCAAGGCCGTCTTCACCACGTACAGTGTCGCCACTACCAGATGATCAGCATAATAGGGTAGGAAGATCTGCTGAAGAAACGGCCATATCAGAAGGATCACCCACAGAACCTCGTGAGGTCAGCAGGCCACATAAAGCCAAGTTGAAATGA